CCCAGGAGTTGCGCACCCAGACAGAAGGGTAGGATAGTTTTTCCTATAACTGCGATGATTAACGACTGACCCTAAAGGGCCATCGCTTTGGGCCCATCAGCACCCCATGACGGGGGCTAAACAAAAACGCTAAGGCAAACAACGTCGATACCACCATCACAATGGCCGGGCCGGAGGGCAGGTTGAGGTAATAGCTCAGGTACATGCCGCTGACGCTCGAAAATACCCCTACCCCTGCGCCCAGCAGCATTACCTGGTGCAAACGGGGTACCAGCAGGTAGGCGGTGGCTCCTGGCGCAATCAGCAGCGAAAGCACCAGAATCACCCCCACCACCTTCATGCTAGCCACAACGGTGAGGGCAATCAGCACCATTAGCCCGGCGTGGAGCAGCCCCGTAGGCAGGCCGCTGGCCTTGGCTCCGAGGGGGTCAAAGCTATAGAACAGTAGCTCTTTGTAGAGCAGAACCACGACCAGGAGCACTAAGGCGGCAATAATGGCCGTATCGCGCACTTCTCCGGCCGTTACGCCCAAAATGTTGCCAAAGAGAAAGTGGTTAAGGTCAATCTTGTTGTCTTTTTGGATAGTGGTGATTAGCGTTATGCCCAGGGCAAAAAAGGCCGAAAAGACAAGTCCCATAGCGGCGTCTTCTTTGATGGGCGATCGCGTGTGAATCCAGCCAATTATCACGGTGCTGAGTACCCCAGCGATAAAGGCACCGATAAAAATATTGACGCCTAGCAAGAATGCGATCGCCAGCCCCGGCAGTACCGAGTGGCTAATGGCGTCGCCCAGCAGAGCCAATCGCTGCACCATCAGGTAGCTGCCTACCACTGAGCAAATGATCCCCACCATGATCGCCACCGCTAGGGATCGCTGCATAAAGGCGTACTGCAATGGCTCAGTCAGCCCGTTCAGCAATGCCAGATCAGGCGACATGGCCAAAGAAGCCTACGTGGCCGCCATAGGCTCGGGTCATGTTGTCGCGGGTGAGTACCCAGTCACGGGGGCCAGTGGCAATTAGTTCTTTGTTCAAAAGAATGAGCTGGTCAAAGTTCATAATCGACTCGCCCAGGTCGTGGTTTACGACCAGAACGATTTTGCCTGCGGCGGCCAGCTCGCGGAAAATTTTGTAAATCACATCCTCAGTCTTTTGATCGACTCCGACAAAGGGCTCGTCAAAGCAGAAGATGTCGGCTTCCTGAGCCAGAGCGCGAGCCAAAAACACTCGCTGCTGCTGCCCGCCAGAAAGAGCTCCAATGGGGCGATCACAAAACTCAGCCATACCCACCCGTTCTAGGGCTTCTTTGGCAATTTGGTGGCTAATGGTCGAAAACCGCTTAAACCAGCCGGTTTTTTGCACCCGGCCCATCATCACTACGTCCCATACGGTGGCGGGAAACGTCCAGTCGATCTGCGATCGCTGGGGCACGTAAGCTACCCGATCGAGCTGGTGAGCCAAGGTGTCCTCGCCATAGGTGACGCGTCCAGTAACCAATGGCATCAGCCCTAGCATGGCTTTGATCAGTGTGCTTTTGCCCGCACCGTTGGGGCCAAAGACGCCCACCAGCTTGCCGGGGCGCAGGGTGAGGTTGATGTTGCGCAGGGCCTGCACATCGCGGTAGTTGACGCTTAGGTGATCGATGGTGATGTAAGGAGCAGGAGCCATGATGGTATCTCTAACGCAGGGGTGAGGAGCTGCAATCTCAAAAATGAAATGATTATGAAATGTATTGTATCTTGAAAATGAAATGATTATGAAAAGTAGCTTATGCAACGCGTGAATCTGTATCCACGGTATGGAAGAACCGCTGCTGCGGTATTGCTCCTAGGGCTGGGATTGATAAGCTGTGACTCTGCTCAACAGTCAGAACTTGCATCCGGTGAAGCCGACGATTCGCGTCCTGCCGTGGTGGCTACCAGCACCCTGATTGCTGACTGGGTAGCCGAAGTGGGTGGCGATCAAGTTGCCCTGACCAGCATTTTGCAGCCTGGTGCTGACCCTCACGTCTATGAACCTGTACCTGCCGACACTATTGCCTTTGAAGATGCTGACCTAATTTTCTACAACGGCTATAACCTAGAGCCCAACCTGGTGCGAC
The sequence above is a segment of the Nodosilinea sp. FACHB-141 genome. Coding sequences within it:
- a CDS encoding metal ABC transporter permease; the protein is MSPDLALLNGLTEPLQYAFMQRSLAVAIMVGIICSVVGSYLMVQRLALLGDAISHSVLPGLAIAFLLGVNIFIGAFIAGVLSTVIIGWIHTRSPIKEDAAMGLVFSAFFALGITLITTIQKDNKIDLNHFLFGNILGVTAGEVRDTAIIAALVLLVVVLLYKELLFYSFDPLGAKASGLPTGLLHAGLMVLIALTVVASMKVVGVILVLSLLIAPGATAYLLVPRLHQVMLLGAGVGVFSSVSGMYLSYYLNLPSGPAIVMVVSTLFALAFLFSPRHGVLMGPKRWPFRVSR
- a CDS encoding metal ABC transporter ATP-binding protein, translating into MAPAPYITIDHLSVNYRDVQALRNINLTLRPGKLVGVFGPNGAGKSTLIKAMLGLMPLVTGRVTYGEDTLAHQLDRVAYVPQRSQIDWTFPATVWDVVMMGRVQKTGWFKRFSTISHQIAKEALERVGMAEFCDRPIGALSGGQQQRVFLARALAQEADIFCFDEPFVGVDQKTEDVIYKIFRELAAAGKIVLVVNHDLGESIMNFDQLILLNKELIATGPRDWVLTRDNMTRAYGGHVGFFGHVA